The DNA region CTAATGCCAAACCATTTCCATCTTCTTGTTCGGAGTTCAGAATACCCCTTAAGCGATTTGATGCGGCGTCTAATGGGGAGCTATGCTGGATATTTCAATCGCCGCCATCGCCGGGCGGGCCATTTATTTCAAAACCGTTATAAATCCATTCTTTGCCAGGAGGATGCCTACTTTCTGGAACTGGTGAGATATATTCATCTGAACCCGGTCCGGGCGGGAATCGTCAAAAACGCAAAAGAGTTGGACCATTTCCCCTTTACGGGACATAAAACTTTAGTGGGAAAAGAACCTCACCCATGGCAGACACGCGGGGAAGTATTGGAACGATTTCATCGCACGGAAGGAAGAGCGGTGTCAGGATACCGAAAGTTTATAGAAGACGGATGGAAAATGGGGAAACGGCCGGAATTGATGGGGGGTGGGTTGCGCCGGAGCGCTGGAGGGTGGGAAGGAATTCGGGCGCTTAAACGCGACGGCGACTACTGGCGAAGCGATGAGCGGATTTTAGGGGATGGGGCGTTTGTCTCTAATGTTTTAGCGGCGGCCGAAGAAAACTTATCGAAGAGAGAAAAGATGAGCCGCGAGGGGTGGACACTCGAAAAACTTCTGATTCGGAGTTGCAAAATTGCGGGCATCGAACCGAACGACATCTATCGAAAAGGGCGAAGCAATTCGATCGCTCGAGCCAGAGCACTTATGGCTTATTGGGCGGCAGGTTTACTAGGTATTAAACGCAAGGCTGTGGCGGAAAGGCTGGGGGTCTCATCGCAGGCGGTTTCACAATGGGTTCAACAAGGACGTTCCTTATGCGAGAACGAATCCATTAACTTGATATCTTGAAAACGTCCCATTGCCACTTCAAGAACCTATTTACAGGCTCATCTTGCATTGGACAACTCTAAGTCTTGACAATTGTTAAGACTTAATGTAAACTCCTTCCTAGGAGGAAAAAACATGAAAAGGGCACATTTTTTTCCAACCACTGAAAAGGTAAAAGCCAGTGACGTTAGCTCTCGCATTCGTGTTATCCTTCATGATGCTGGAGTTCCAGAACGGGCCGCAGCCCAAGGGTTAGCTCTCGGTGAAACATACTTTTCACGAATGAAAAATAAACGAACAGGGTATTATCGGCGAGAGAGCATTTCTCCCCTTGAAAGATTGGCCTATGTAGTCGATTTTGCCAAGAACACTTTGTCTGAAAAGGGTGTAAAGAATTGGCTTTTGGAACCCAATCCGTATTTGAATAATGTTTCCCCAGTTCTCTGTCTTCGGTCTGACGAGGAAATGGAGAAGGTGATTTCACTCTTGGCAGCAATCCGGTATGGATTCCCTGCTTGAAATTGGGGGCCCTTCAAGACCTTTTTCCTGGGACCAAGTCTGAGAACAATTTATATTACAGAATGACAAATGAAGCTTATGGAGGGACAATCGACGATATTGGCCCTTCATTCATTTACGGTGGTCGGTACAATATAAAGGATGAATTTGGAGTTCTTTATCTCTCATCGTCACCTCAATGCGCCTTTTCAGAAAGGATTCGCCAAGTGAGAGGCCAGAAAGACGATCTTCTCCCTCAAGTAATAGCGACGTTTGAGGTGAAAATTCAAAAATGCCTAAACCTATTTGAAGAAAATATTCGAAGAGAAATAGGGATTGTCTGGGAAGATTTAACCAAAGAATCCGATTTTTTAACCCCACAATCCATTTCAAGAGAGGCGCGAACCGCCGGATTCGAAGCTTTAATAGCTCCTTCGGCTGTTGGAAAAGAATGCCAAACGCTTGTAGTCTTCAAAGACCGACTTGCCCCTCCATCCTTTTGCACACTTATGAAAGGTTCTTTAAAGAGTTTCCTTGTGCATTAGGGAAACCCAATGTGTGCCCAATTCACCCTCATTAAGACCCTGAAAGATCTGGCTAAGTGCCTAGACTTTGTCATTCAAGATGAAATCCTTTTTCCCCACCGTCTCGTCCCATCCTCAAAAGCCCCTGTCGTCACCAACCCCCCCAAGGGGCGCGCACTTCAGGCTATGCGGTTCGGCCTCATCCCGTCCTGGAGCAAGGAACCAAAAGTAAAGTTTGCGACGAATAACGCCAGGCTAATTTGGTCATACCCCCATCATTGTGCCACTGCCAAGTAGAGTCCTGACGTTGCTTTTGTAGCAAATTCCTCTGGCGTGAGGTCCCCCAGCGATCCGTGAGGACGGTCTCTATTGTATTCCAATCGCCATGCTTCGATAATGTCCCGGGCCTCCTGAAAACTTGTGAACCAGTGGTCGTTCAGGAATTCCCGCCGCAGGATCGAATTGAAGCTCTCGATATACGCGTTCTGCGTCGGTTTCCCCGGATCAATAAAATCCAGTTTCACCCCATTCCGATAGCCCCATTCATCCAATGCTTGGTCCGCCACCAGCCGTTTCAACTTGTTGTTTTCATTCTCCAACAATTTCAGCCGCCGTACATCGGATACATCCATCCCGCCGAATTTCGCCTTTCACTTGTAGAAGCTAGCGTCCGACATCCCCTGTTTTCGACACAGCTCCCGCGTATCGGCCCCCGCTTCTGATTTCTTTAAGATTCCTCTGATCTGTTCTTCTGTATACCGCTTTCGGGTCATGGTCTTGCCCTCCTGGGTTCAGTTTTATCATCCCAGGATTCTACTTTTAACCGGCTCAATTTTTGAGGGGAGGACCACCCGCTATCCACAAGAAAACATGGCAATAGAAGAAAAAAGGCACTGGAAAATAGGCTGAACGGGAGTTAGACTAGTCTCTGTGAGGCCAGGCGAAAGGTAGGACCGCCGAAGTTTCTGGCGGATTCATCCCGACCGGCCAGGGAGCGGTGTTGGCTCCCATAAAAAAAGAGTCCCACGATACGGGTGCGACGTGATCAAAGAAGGGTTTTCTACAGATTCGTTGCGCTCGGCTGTTGCCAAGGAGCAGCGCCGGACCAACGTGTTTCTTGCTCCTGGGATACACTCCAGACCAACTTCCAGAGAGCATTTCCTTTCGGCAACGCCCAGGAGGGCTTAGGCGAGGACGACGCTCACGGTTAAAGCGTTCAGTCATAGGGAAACTGATGATTCGCATCAACTTAATATCCTGGGGAATCTACACCCACAATCTTGACGCAACTGATATGTCCGCGCGGGTCCGCTGATTTAGTTCGGCCCGATCGATCCAAAAGGAGAATCGAATGAACTGTCCTGCTTGTCGTAGCGAATTAACCGAAATGACTGTTTCCGGTTTAAAGGTGGATGTTTGTAAGGCCGGCTGTCATGGCGTTTGGTTGGATAATTATGAAATTGAAAAAGTGGATGAGGCCCATGAATCGGCTGGGGAACAACTTCTTGATTTCACACATAACCCACAAAACAATGTTGATCCGTCTGCTTCACGGAAATGCCCTCAATGTCAGGATGTCGTTATGCAGAGGTTCTTTTTTAGTGTTCGAAAAGAGGTGGAGATCGATGATTGTCCAAAATGCGGGGGAACCTGGTTAGACGCCAATGAACTATCCGCAATCCGCTCCAGTTATAAAACAAAGGAAGATCGTGAAAATGCCGGCAAGGCATTATTTTCTAAGATGTTTG from Elusimicrobiota bacterium includes:
- a CDS encoding zf-TFIIB domain-containing protein, whose amino-acid sequence is MNCPACRSELTEMTVSGLKVDVCKAGCHGVWLDNYEIEKVDEAHESAGEQLLDFTHNPQNNVDPSASRKCPQCQDVVMQRFFFSVRKEVEIDDCPKCGGTWLDANELSAIRSSYKTKEDRENAGKALFSKMFDKDLSEQAARSQADLERSERFARAVKYVLPSYWIPGKQKGGAF
- a CDS encoding DUF2384 domain-containing protein, coding for MKRAHFFPTTEKVKASDVSSRIRVILHDAGVPERAAAQGLALGETYFSRMKNKRTGYYRRESISPLERLAYVVDFAKNTLSEKGVKNWLLEPNPYLNNVSPVLCLRSDEEMEKVISLLAAIRYGFPA
- a CDS encoding transposase — its product is MPRQRRLNIPGTIFHVVARGIERRRIFSDQGDYQEFLHRLELALEKSRSRCYAWALMPNHFHLLVRSSEYPLSDLMRRLMGSYAGYFNRRHRRAGHLFQNRYKSILCQEDAYFLELVRYIHLNPVRAGIVKNAKELDHFPFTGHKTLVGKEPHPWQTRGEVLERFHRTEGRAVSGYRKFIEDGWKMGKRPELMGGGLRRSAGGWEGIRALKRDGDYWRSDERILGDGAFVSNVLAAAEENLSKREKMSREGWTLEKLLIRSCKIAGIEPNDIYRKGRSNSIARARALMAYWAAGLLGIKRKAVAERLGVSSQAVSQWVQQGRSLCENESINLIS
- a CDS encoding RES family NAD+ phosphorylase; translation: MTNEAYGGTIDDIGPSFIYGGRYNIKDEFGVLYLSSSPQCAFSERIRQVRGQKDDLLPQVIATFEVKIQKCLNLFEENIRREIGIVWEDLTKESDFLTPQSISREARTAGFEALIAPSAVGKECQTLVVFKDRLAPPSFCTLMKGSLKSFLVH
- a CDS encoding SOS response-associated peptidase family protein, whose product is MCAQFTLIKTLKDLAKCLDFVIQDEILFPHRLVPSSKAPVVTNPPKGRALQAMRFGLIPSWSKEPKVKFATNNARLIWSYPHHCATAK